TTACCACGTGTGCGCCCTTGGGTAGTTCTCCGGCGTGCCCCACTTCTCGATCGTGAACATCTGCGGCCCGTTCGAGCCGTACAGCTCCTTGAAGCCGTTCATCGGAACCCGGCTCGTACCGGTCACAAACTGCAGCAGCCGGGCGCGCATCTCGTTCGAGAAGGACAGGACCGCCCGCCAGAACCACTGGATGATGACGTGGTTCGCAAAGTAGTCGCCCTTGTACAGCGTGTTGCGCTTCCAGTCCTTGACGTCGATGCTCTGGATGCCGCACATCAGCAGCTCCAGCTCGTTCTCGTCGAAGATCTTCAGCATGTTGAGCGGCACGATCTGGCCGAACCCCTCGAGGAAGGCCTGCATCTGGTCCTTGACGCGGGCCACGAAGCGCCACTCGATCACCAGCTTGATGTACTCGTCCTTGTTGTCGTTGGTGACCTCGATGTCGGCGCCGTTGGGCTTGAGTTCCCGCTGGCTGGTGTAGCCGAACGTTTCCTCGTCCACGCAGAACGTCAGCATCAGCTCGCTCGGGTCGTTCTCCTTGATCCAGAGCAGGGAGTTGTAGTACTCCATGTCGACGGCTTCCATGTCCTTGAGGTCGATCGGCTTCTGGAGCATCATCTTGTAGAAGGGGCGGATGAAGAACGCGTCCAGCAGCTTGCCGTGGTACACGGCCATGCCGGCTACCCGTCCGATGAACCTGTAACGggaaagtttttgtcacttccGTCTACCAAATCCTCGAACTGTAACTTACTTGAAGTAGTGCAGGTGATCCTCGTTGCACAGCCCGCTGAACGGGTTGATCTGCAGCGTGTAGTTGTCCATGGCCGAGTACTCGAACAGCCCGTAGTACGGGTTGAACATCTCCTTCGACAGCAGGTAGAACCACTCGCGGGCCAGCCCGCCGTAGTCCAGGCCCGCTTCGCCCTCGAACTCGATCCACAGCTTCGTCTTGAGCAGATCGACCTTGGTGATCGAGTTGATGATGCGGTACGAGTCCTCCAGGATGGACGCCCGCCGCACCTTGATCTCGATCTTGTTCGGGACGTTGGCCTGTGAACCCAAGGGGTGATCAGTTGTTGTAAGTAGTTGGTGCGATCGCGCTACTTACCGGCTTCCGGAGCTGCCCCTTGAGGTACTCGTACTTCCGCTTGTAATCTCTCGAGTAAGGAACTGCTTGGCCGGCTACGTTTGGCATCGACAGGCGGGGATCCTCCCACTGGGTGGTTCGCGTGTCTGAAAAGGTCCAACAAGGTCAATCTCTACTCAAACTCGGCTACGAACTCTTCCTTACTGTGATCGATGAAGAATATCCGCCCGTCGGTGTGAACTCGCTCCTCCCAACCTTCCGGCAGTGGTGCCAGTCCGTCCTCCGGACGGCGCGAATCACTGATGGCCGCACTGCTGGACGCGTTCGGCATCGGGCTGGCTCGACCCGTCCGCGGATCCACCCACGAGGTCTTCTTCTCGTTGTGATCGATGAAGAACACGCGACCGTTGGGCGCAAGCTGCATTGACCACCCGGTTGGCAGCACTGCTTCCGTCGCGGCCGGACTACTGCTGGACGAATCGTTCTCGTTGGACGTCGACGAGCGGGTCGACGACCGATCGTCACCCGTGTCGTTATTGTTGTTGGTGGCGGTGGCGGTAGTCGACGCTCGTCGAGTTCCTCCTCCGCTGTCCGCTTCGTCTTCTCCGTTGGCCGGAGGATGGGCCGCGGAACCTCCCGCTCCTCCGTTGAGACTTCCCCGAACGCTGTTGTCGCTACCGATCGACGAACGGCTCGAGGAGCGACGACTGCTCTCGCTGAGGTGCTGCAGTATCCGGTTCTGCGCCGCGTGGTCACCATCCTGCGGAAAACAGACGGCGAGCGTTAGCGTTAGCGTTGGCGTTTGCAGGTTATGACCACCACCAACAGAGAGAGCTGCTAGTGCATCTACATCCTGGCGCACTAATCCACGagcaaaaaacacaaacaaagagCAGCAGAGCGCAAAGCGGACGAACGCGTTGGACGGAAGTTACCTCTCCGGCGGAACCATCATCTCCCTCTTCCTCGAACAGTTCCGGAACGCTTTCCGGGGACGGCGGCGGTAGATCTTCCGGGCTTCTGGGTTGGATCGTCACCGGTCGCGATCGCACGATCGCTGGCAGTGCCGACGGAAGTCTTCTTCTTCATTTCGCGAAAAAAGGGGTGTACAAAGTGAGGTTAGTTCGTGCGATCAAGCCCGGAAGGCGCGTACACCAACCTTCGGTTGATGCTGGCTACGCCGGGGTTCGCCACCGAAGCTACCCGACTCGGGCTGCGCACCAGCGCGGCCGGAAGCTGCGGTGGCGAACTGACCCGGATCGTCGGCAGCGAGCGCAGCGAGTCCGACCGGAACACCACGGCTCCTTGGTCCGGGTCATTTCTTGGCGTTGACTCCGTGATCGCCGGAAGCAGCGAAGCTGCCGAGCTGTTCAACGAAGTGTCCAACCGCAGGGCCGCCACCTCGGACGTGAGGCTTGCGTTGCTGGACTGCACGCGCGGGATCCCACGCACAAGATCAAAACAAAAGAAACGGAATGGGTGAAACATGCAACACAACTGGGTCAGAAAAAATGGTGAGGGTAAAGCAGAAACTCAAGATCTTAAGCCTAAAGAAAGGGGGTCACAAGCAAACCACACTCGCGCTCAAACACGCTCAATCCACCTCTTCGTGATCATCCGCGAGGTCCGCGCTGAGCGCGTCAAGGCCGACTTCGTCCTCGGGCGGCGCCACCGGTTCCTCCCGACCGGACGCTTCCTCGATGACCAGGGAGTCGACCGTGTCCTGACGATCGAGCGAAGAGGAAGTGACCAACGAAGCGGCCGCCACAACTTCCTGCACGGAAGGTGGCggatcgtcgtcgtcttcctcTTCCGTTTCGTCGTTGGTCAGACTGATCGAGTCGTTGTCGGTGTCTGCGTTGTCCTCCTGCGACGATGGGTTTGGCAACGCGCGCGCGCAACAACAACATTCGCGACGAAACGATACGAAttgggtttgtttttgttttggttttttgtttggcaaGGAAGGCATGCGATAAACAAAAGTGGAAATTTGACTAGTTGAAATAAAGTGTTGACGTAACATTCCGGCAtgcattgtgtgtgtgtgagttttgttttggtaagaATCCTGTGAAGTTGGTAAACAATAGGGAACCAGTTTGGAACAGGAAGAATTACCGTAATGTTGTCATCCACGCTGATGTGAACACGTCGCTGGAAGGCGGCTGCCATGTCGGTGTCCTGGGATGATTGGGTCAAGCTGAAAGGAACGGAAGGAGATAACAGGTaagttttaaaacattgttcatataaatttcaagaaaaacatTGTAAACTGGTCAAAATGGAATCA
This is a stretch of genomic DNA from Culex pipiens pallens isolate TS chromosome 1, TS_CPP_V2, whole genome shotgun sequence. It encodes these proteins:
- the LOC120424690 gene encoding E3 ubiquitin-protein ligase Nedd-4-like isoform X2, with translation MATSSQDYGYLTGADELNNEESPCCRLRIKVIAGQQLAKKDIFGASDPYVRIDLNTIAGDENIDSVLTKTKKKTLNPRWNEEFVFRVKPNEHKLVFQVFDENRLTRDDFLGMVELSLAQLPKETEGAQIPPKSYPLRPRRSVGARSKVRGQLDLYHAYIQDQNTPAGEADWEIIESNNSISSNTNVVASRPADILPSGWEERQDANGRTYYVNHLARSTQWERPTAVLTQSSQDTDMAAAFQRRVHISVDDNITEDNADTDNDSISLTNDETEEEDDDDPPPSVQEVVAAASLVTSSSLDRQDTVDSLVIEEASGREEPVAPPEDEVGLDALSADLADDHEESSNASLTSEVAALRLDTSLNSSAASLLPAITESTPRNDPDQGAVVFRSDSLRSLPTIRVSSPPQLPAALVRSPSRVASVANPGVASINRRRLPSALPAIVRSRPVTIQPRSPEDLPPPSPESVPELFEEEGDDGSAGEDGDHAAQNRILQHLSESSRRSSSRSSIGSDNSVRGSLNGGAGGSAAHPPANGEDEADSGGGTRRASTTATATNNNNDTGDDRSSTRSSTSNENDSSSSSPAATEAVLPTGWSMQLAPNGRVFFIDHNEKKTSWVDPRTGRASPMPNASSSAAISDSRRPEDGLAPLPEGWEERVHTDGRIFFIDHNTRTTQWEDPRLSMPNVAGQAVPYSRDYKRKYEYLKGQLRKPANVPNKIEIKVRRASILEDSYRIINSITKVDLLKTKLWIEFEGEAGLDYGGLAREWFYLLSKEMFNPYYGLFEYSAMDNYTLQINPFSGLCNEDHLHYFKFIGRVAGMAVYHGKLLDAFFIRPFYKMMLQKPIDLKDMEAVDMEYYNSLLWIKENDPSELMLTFCVDEETFGYTSQRELKPNGADIEVTNDNKDEYIKLVIEWRFVARVKDQMQAFLEGFGQIVPLNMLKIFDENELELLMCGIQSIDVKDWKRNTLYKGDYFANHVIIQWFWRAVLSFSNEMRARLLQFVTGTSRVPMNGFKELYGSNGPQMFTIEKWGTPENYPRAHTCFNRLDLPPYESYLALKDRLIKAIEGSQGFAGVD
- the LOC120424690 gene encoding E3 ubiquitin-protein ligase Nedd-4-like isoform X1, which gives rise to MATSSQDYGYLTGADELNNEESPCCRLRIKVIAGQQLAKKDIFGASDPYVRIDLNTIAGDENIDSVLTKTKKKTLNPRWNEEFVFRVKPNEHKLVFQVFDENRLTRDDFLGMVELSLAQLPKETEGAQIPPKSYPLRPRRSVGARSKVRGQLDLYHAYIQDQNTPAGEADWEIIESNNSISSNTNVVASRPADILPSGWEERQDANGRTYYVNHLARSTQWERPTAVLTQSSQDTDMAAAFQRRVHISVDDNITEDNADTDNDSISLTNDETEEEDDDDPPPSVQEVVAAASLVTSSSLDRQDTVDSLVIEEASGREEPVAPPEDEVGLDALSADLADDHEESSNASLTSEVAALRLDTSLNSSAASLLPAITESTPRNDPDQGAVVFRSDSLRSLPTIRVSSPPQLPAALVRSPSRVASVANPGVASINRRRRLPSALPAIVRSRPVTIQPRSPEDLPPPSPESVPELFEEEGDDGSAGEDGDHAAQNRILQHLSESSRRSSSRSSIGSDNSVRGSLNGGAGGSAAHPPANGEDEADSGGGTRRASTTATATNNNNDTGDDRSSTRSSTSNENDSSSSSPAATEAVLPTGWSMQLAPNGRVFFIDHNEKKTSWVDPRTGRASPMPNASSSAAISDSRRPEDGLAPLPEGWEERVHTDGRIFFIDHNTRTTQWEDPRLSMPNVAGQAVPYSRDYKRKYEYLKGQLRKPANVPNKIEIKVRRASILEDSYRIINSITKVDLLKTKLWIEFEGEAGLDYGGLAREWFYLLSKEMFNPYYGLFEYSAMDNYTLQINPFSGLCNEDHLHYFKFIGRVAGMAVYHGKLLDAFFIRPFYKMMLQKPIDLKDMEAVDMEYYNSLLWIKENDPSELMLTFCVDEETFGYTSQRELKPNGADIEVTNDNKDEYIKLVIEWRFVARVKDQMQAFLEGFGQIVPLNMLKIFDENELELLMCGIQSIDVKDWKRNTLYKGDYFANHVIIQWFWRAVLSFSNEMRARLLQFVTGTSRVPMNGFKELYGSNGPQMFTIEKWGTPENYPRAHTCFNRLDLPPYESYLALKDRLIKAIEGSQGFAGVD
- the LOC120424690 gene encoding E3 ubiquitin-protein ligase Nedd-4-like isoform X4: MATSSQDYGYLTGADELNNEESPCCRLRIKVIAGQQLAKKDIFGASDPYVRIDLNTIAGDENIDSVLTKTKKKTLNPRWNEEFVFRVKPNEHKLVFQVFDENRLTRDDFLGMVELSLAQLPKETEGAQIPPKSYPLRPRRSVGARSKVRGQLDLYHAYIQDQNTPAGEADWEIIESNNSISSNTNVVASRPADILPSGWEERQDANGRTYYVNHLARSTQWERPTAVLTQSSQDTDMAAAFQRRVHISVDDNITSSNASLTSEVAALRLDTSLNSSAASLLPAITESTPRNDPDQGAVVFRSDSLRSLPTIRVSSPPQLPAALVRSPSRVASVANPGVASINRRRRLPSALPAIVRSRPVTIQPRSPEDLPPPSPESVPELFEEEGDDGSAGEDGDHAAQNRILQHLSESSRRSSSRSSIGSDNSVRGSLNGGAGGSAAHPPANGEDEADSGGGTRRASTTATATNNNNDTGDDRSSTRSSTSNENDSSSSSPAATEAVLPTGWSMQLAPNGRVFFIDHNEKKTSWVDPRTGRASPMPNASSSAAISDSRRPEDGLAPLPEGWEERVHTDGRIFFIDHNTRTTQWEDPRLSMPNVAGQAVPYSRDYKRKYEYLKGQLRKPANVPNKIEIKVRRASILEDSYRIINSITKVDLLKTKLWIEFEGEAGLDYGGLAREWFYLLSKEMFNPYYGLFEYSAMDNYTLQINPFSGLCNEDHLHYFKFIGRVAGMAVYHGKLLDAFFIRPFYKMMLQKPIDLKDMEAVDMEYYNSLLWIKENDPSELMLTFCVDEETFGYTSQRELKPNGADIEVTNDNKDEYIKLVIEWRFVARVKDQMQAFLEGFGQIVPLNMLKIFDENELELLMCGIQSIDVKDWKRNTLYKGDYFANHVIIQWFWRAVLSFSNEMRARLLQFVTGTSRVPMNGFKELYGSNGPQMFTIEKWGTPENYPRAHTCFNRLDLPPYESYLALKDRLIKAIEGSQGFAGVD
- the LOC120424690 gene encoding E3 ubiquitin-protein ligase Nedd-4-like isoform X3, which codes for MATSSQDYGYLTGADELNNEESPCCRLRIKVIAGQQLAKKDIFGASDPYVRIDLNTIAGDENIDSVLTKTKKKTLNPRWNEEFVFRVKPNEHKLVFQVFDENRLTRDDFLGMVELSLAQLPKETEGAQIPPKSYPLRPRSARSKVRGQLDLYHAYIQDQNTPAGEADWEIIESNNSISSNTNVVASRPADILPSGWEERQDANGRTYYVNHLARSTQWERPTAVLTQSSQDTDMAAAFQRRVHISVDDNITEDNADTDNDSISLTNDETEEEDDDDPPPSVQEVVAAASLVTSSSLDRQDTVDSLVIEEASGREEPVAPPEDEVGLDALSADLADDHEESSNASLTSEVAALRLDTSLNSSAASLLPAITESTPRNDPDQGAVVFRSDSLRSLPTIRVSSPPQLPAALVRSPSRVASVANPGVASINRRRRLPSALPAIVRSRPVTIQPRSPEDLPPPSPESVPELFEEEGDDGSAGEDGDHAAQNRILQHLSESSRRSSSRSSIGSDNSVRGSLNGGAGGSAAHPPANGEDEADSGGGTRRASTTATATNNNNDTGDDRSSTRSSTSNENDSSSSSPAATEAVLPTGWSMQLAPNGRVFFIDHNEKKTSWVDPRTGRASPMPNASSSAAISDSRRPEDGLAPLPEGWEERVHTDGRIFFIDHNTRTTQWEDPRLSMPNVAGQAVPYSRDYKRKYEYLKGQLRKPANVPNKIEIKVRRASILEDSYRIINSITKVDLLKTKLWIEFEGEAGLDYGGLAREWFYLLSKEMFNPYYGLFEYSAMDNYTLQINPFSGLCNEDHLHYFKFIGRVAGMAVYHGKLLDAFFIRPFYKMMLQKPIDLKDMEAVDMEYYNSLLWIKENDPSELMLTFCVDEETFGYTSQRELKPNGADIEVTNDNKDEYIKLVIEWRFVARVKDQMQAFLEGFGQIVPLNMLKIFDENELELLMCGIQSIDVKDWKRNTLYKGDYFANHVIIQWFWRAVLSFSNEMRARLLQFVTGTSRVPMNGFKELYGSNGPQMFTIEKWGTPENYPRAHTCFNRLDLPPYESYLALKDRLIKAIEGSQGFAGVD
- the LOC120424690 gene encoding E3 ubiquitin-protein ligase Nedd-4-like isoform X6, with the protein product MATSSQDYGYLTGADELNNEESPCCRLRIKVIAGQQLAKKDIFGASDPYVRIDLNTIAGDENIDSVLTKTKKKTLNPRWNEEFVFRVKPNEHKLVFQVFDENRLTRDDFLGMVELSLAQLPKETEGAQIPPKSYPLRPRRSVGARSKVRGQLDLYHAYIQDQNTPAGEADWEIIESNNSISSNTNVVASRPADILPSGWEERQDANGRTYYVNHLARSTQWERPTAVLTQSSQDTDMAAAFQRRVHISVDDNITDGDHAAQNRILQHLSESSRRSSSRSSIGSDNSVRGSLNGGAGGSAAHPPANGEDEADSGGGTRRASTTATATNNNNDTGDDRSSTRSSTSNENDSSSSSPAATEAVLPTGWSMQLAPNGRVFFIDHNEKKTSWVDPRTGRASPMPNASSSAAISDSRRPEDGLAPLPEGWEERVHTDGRIFFIDHNTRTTQWEDPRLSMPNVAGQAVPYSRDYKRKYEYLKGQLRKPANVPNKIEIKVRRASILEDSYRIINSITKVDLLKTKLWIEFEGEAGLDYGGLAREWFYLLSKEMFNPYYGLFEYSAMDNYTLQINPFSGLCNEDHLHYFKFIGRVAGMAVYHGKLLDAFFIRPFYKMMLQKPIDLKDMEAVDMEYYNSLLWIKENDPSELMLTFCVDEETFGYTSQRELKPNGADIEVTNDNKDEYIKLVIEWRFVARVKDQMQAFLEGFGQIVPLNMLKIFDENELELLMCGIQSIDVKDWKRNTLYKGDYFANHVIIQWFWRAVLSFSNEMRARLLQFVTGTSRVPMNGFKELYGSNGPQMFTIEKWGTPENYPRAHTCFNRLDLPPYESYLALKDRLIKAIEGSQGFAGVD
- the LOC120424690 gene encoding E3 ubiquitin-protein ligase Nedd-4-like isoform X5: MATSSQDYGYLTGADELNNEESPCCRLRIKVIAGQQLAKKDIFGASDPYVRIDLNTIAGDENIDSVLTKTKKKTLNPRWNEEFVFRVKPNEHKLVFQVFDENRLTRDDFLGMVELSLAQLPKETEGAQIPPKSYPLRPRRSVGARSKVRGQLDLYHAYIQDQNTPAGEADWEIIESNNSISSNTNVVASRPADILPSGWEERQDANGRTYYVNHLARSTQWERPTAVLTQSSQDTDMAAAFQRRVHISVDDNITEDNADTDNDSISLTNDETEEEDDDDPPPSVQEVVAAASLVTSSSLDRQDTVDSLVIEEASGREEPVAPPEDEVGLDALSADLADDHEEDGDHAAQNRILQHLSESSRRSSSRSSIGSDNSVRGSLNGGAGGSAAHPPANGEDEADSGGGTRRASTTATATNNNNDTGDDRSSTRSSTSNENDSSSSSPAATEAVLPTGWSMQLAPNGRVFFIDHNEKKTSWVDPRTGRASPMPNASSSAAISDSRRPEDGLAPLPEGWEERVHTDGRIFFIDHNTRTTQWEDPRLSMPNVAGQAVPYSRDYKRKYEYLKGQLRKPANVPNKIEIKVRRASILEDSYRIINSITKVDLLKTKLWIEFEGEAGLDYGGLAREWFYLLSKEMFNPYYGLFEYSAMDNYTLQINPFSGLCNEDHLHYFKFIGRVAGMAVYHGKLLDAFFIRPFYKMMLQKPIDLKDMEAVDMEYYNSLLWIKENDPSELMLTFCVDEETFGYTSQRELKPNGADIEVTNDNKDEYIKLVIEWRFVARVKDQMQAFLEGFGQIVPLNMLKIFDENELELLMCGIQSIDVKDWKRNTLYKGDYFANHVIIQWFWRAVLSFSNEMRARLLQFVTGTSRVPMNGFKELYGSNGPQMFTIEKWGTPENYPRAHTCFNRLDLPPYESYLALKDRLIKAIEGSQGFAGVD